A window from Chryseobacterium phocaeense encodes these proteins:
- a CDS encoding DNA polymerase ligase N-terminal domain-containing protein, with the protein MALKDYNEKRRFNETTEPEGKTKKSKDKLIFVIQRHAASRLHYDFRLEMDGVLKSWAVPKGPSLDPKDKRLAMMVEDHPYDYKDFEGNIPEGNYGAGQVEVWDSGTYEPLEETKLNHEKELLKELHAGSLKFILHGKKLKGEFALVKMKNTEDNAWLLIKHKDDFAESPYDAEENTSPKSLVTKFLEEKKSLKIKAKKKS; encoded by the coding sequence ATGGCCCTGAAAGATTATAACGAAAAACGCAGGTTCAATGAAACTACGGAACCCGAAGGTAAAACAAAGAAAAGCAAAGACAAACTGATCTTCGTGATTCAAAGGCATGCAGCATCCCGGCTTCACTATGATTTCCGGCTGGAAATGGATGGTGTTCTGAAAAGCTGGGCGGTTCCCAAAGGGCCATCCCTTGACCCGAAAGACAAGCGTCTTGCCATGATGGTGGAAGACCACCCGTATGACTATAAAGATTTCGAAGGAAATATCCCGGAAGGAAATTACGGCGCGGGACAGGTGGAAGTTTGGGACAGCGGTACTTATGAGCCTTTAGAGGAAACGAAACTGAACCACGAAAAAGAGCTTTTAAAGGAGCTTCACGCCGGTTCTTTAAAATTCATTTTACACGGTAAAAAGCTCAAAGGAGAATTTGCTCTTGTTAAAATGAAAAATACTGAAGACAATGCATGGCTGCTCATTAAACATAAAGACGATTTTGCAGAAAGCCCATATGACGCTGAAGAAAATACGTCGCCAAAATCTTTGGTAACGAAATTTTTAGAGGAAAAAAAAAGCCTAAAAATAAAGGCAAAAAAGAAGTCATAA
- the ku gene encoding non-homologous end joining protein Ku has product MKAIWNGAIGFGLVNIPVKIYSATETTKLDLDMLDKSDFSNIKFKRVNESTGKEVKWENIVKGYLMDDKYIVLDKEDYEAASPEKTKILSIDQFVKEAEVDSVYFENPYYLEPQKNGENAYRLLLKALQETEMAGIGTFVLRESEAIGMIRPYNDEILVLNRLRFNQEIRDYTDLKIPAKKAPKPAEVKMAVSLIKQLSQDFDPEMYKDTYSDALMKIIKQKAKGKSIKAKKAEPAKEGKVIDLMAQLKASLQNSKSKSAS; this is encoded by the coding sequence ATGAAAGCAATTTGGAACGGCGCCATTGGATTCGGTTTAGTCAATATCCCAGTTAAAATCTACTCCGCCACAGAAACCACAAAACTGGATCTCGACATGCTCGATAAATCTGATTTCTCTAATATTAAGTTTAAAAGGGTAAACGAAAGTACGGGAAAAGAAGTGAAATGGGAAAACATCGTGAAAGGGTATCTCATGGATGATAAATACATTGTTCTCGATAAAGAGGATTATGAAGCCGCCAGCCCTGAGAAAACAAAAATACTTTCGATAGACCAGTTTGTAAAGGAAGCCGAAGTAGACAGCGTGTACTTTGAAAATCCCTATTATCTGGAACCCCAGAAGAACGGAGAAAATGCATACAGGCTTTTGCTGAAAGCTCTGCAGGAAACCGAGATGGCAGGAATCGGCACCTTTGTCCTTCGTGAAAGTGAGGCCATTGGGATGATCAGGCCGTATAATGATGAGATTCTGGTGCTCAACAGGCTCCGGTTCAATCAGGAGATCAGAGATTATACAGATCTTAAGATCCCGGCTAAAAAAGCTCCCAAACCGGCAGAAGTAAAAATGGCGGTAAGCCTTATCAAGCAGCTTTCCCAGGATTTTGACCCGGAAATGTATAAAGACACCTATTCTGATGCGCTTATGAAAATCATTAAGCAGAAAGCGAAAGGTAAAAGCATTAAAGCTAAAAAAGCCGAACCTGCAAAAGAAGGTAAGGTGATTGATCTTATGGCTCAGTTAAAAGCCAGTTTACAAAATTCCAAATCTAAATCTGCATCATAA
- a CDS encoding Crp/Fnr family transcriptional regulator — protein MEELLNYIRKFGILNATEELLIKDGLQEMGIQKGEHFIEAGKVSKKIAFVKEGVFRSVYYNKQGDDFTRYFIYEGRFIGDFYGFADQVPALESIEAVTDGVLLAIDVDHFKKLEKEITIWPVLFAKLHAFVAENKLKVASTMLNLDAKSRYIHFLNHYPGVANRVPQSMLASYLGITPSSLSRIRRNI, from the coding sequence ATGGAAGAACTTTTAAATTACATACGGAAATTCGGAATACTTAACGCCACGGAAGAACTGCTGATCAAAGATGGACTGCAGGAAATGGGCATTCAGAAAGGTGAGCATTTTATAGAAGCGGGAAAGGTGAGCAAAAAGATCGCTTTTGTAAAGGAAGGCGTATTCAGGTCTGTGTACTATAACAAACAGGGTGATGATTTTACCCGTTATTTTATTTATGAAGGAAGATTCATCGGGGATTTTTACGGTTTTGCAGATCAGGTGCCTGCCCTAGAATCTATTGAAGCCGTTACGGACGGCGTATTGCTGGCCATTGATGTGGACCACTTTAAAAAACTGGAAAAAGAAATTACCATCTGGCCCGTGCTCTTTGCAAAACTGCATGCCTTTGTAGCGGAAAACAAACTTAAAGTGGCGAGTACCATGCTTAATCTTGACGCCAAATCAAGGTATATTCATTTTTTAAATCACTATCCAGGAGTGGCCAACCGTGTTCCACAATCTATGCTGGCTTCTTACCTCGGAATTACCCCTTCTTCTTTAAGCAGGATCAGAAGAAATATATAA
- a CDS encoding adenylosuccinate synthase: protein MNMDIVLGLQWGDEGKGKFIDLISEGYDITARFNGGANAGHSIERDGKRITLKSLPSGIFMKNVQNVIGTGTVLDPVSFRNEILNLHRFDESIEPEKNLVISKKAHLVLPTHRLLDVFMEENPEYTTIGTTKNGIAQAYSNKILRQNLRVGDIESRDFESRILHILQRDYRFLAIGDRILPSLDEITRDFFEAIDFIKKFRRMETEIFLNKAMTEGKKILAEGSQAAMLDIDHGTYPYVTSSSTTAAGASTGLGVSPRKIGEIFGIAKAYFTRVGNGAFPTELFDEVGEEIRDKGNEFGSNTGRPRRIVWLDLPALRYAIMINGVTQIILTKADILSGMESVAVCTHYELEDGTVETIAGTLPDNARPVLKALKGWSGDIAAVKDVAGLPEELKAFLSFLNTELGVPVTYLSTGPGREQILKLNSK from the coding sequence ATGAATATGGATATTGTCTTAGGGCTTCAGTGGGGTGATGAAGGTAAAGGGAAATTTATTGACCTGATCAGTGAAGGTTATGATATTACAGCACGTTTTAACGGGGGAGCAAATGCAGGACACAGCATAGAACGTGACGGAAAAAGGATTACACTGAAATCGCTTCCTTCAGGAATTTTTATGAAGAATGTTCAGAATGTGATTGGAACCGGAACTGTTTTGGATCCTGTAAGTTTCAGAAATGAAATTTTAAATTTACACAGGTTTGACGAAAGCATTGAACCGGAAAAGAATCTTGTAATTTCCAAAAAAGCACATCTTGTCCTTCCCACACACAGGCTACTGGATGTTTTTATGGAAGAAAATCCGGAGTATACAACGATTGGAACAACGAAAAACGGGATTGCACAGGCATATTCCAATAAAATTTTAAGACAGAATCTGAGGGTTGGTGATATAGAATCTCGGGATTTTGAAAGCAGAATCCTTCATATTTTGCAAAGAGATTACAGGTTTTTAGCTATTGGAGACAGAATTCTTCCTTCTCTGGATGAAATTACCCGGGACTTCTTTGAAGCAATAGATTTTATTAAGAAATTCAGGCGTATGGAAACGGAGATATTTTTAAATAAAGCCATGACTGAAGGTAAGAAGATTCTGGCAGAAGGGTCCCAGGCGGCTATGCTTGACATTGACCACGGAACTTATCCTTACGTAACCTCTTCCTCTACAACGGCTGCCGGAGCAAGTACGGGGCTGGGAGTTTCTCCTAGAAAAATCGGTGAAATATTCGGGATAGCAAAAGCCTATTTTACAAGGGTAGGAAATGGCGCGTTCCCAACAGAGCTTTTTGATGAGGTGGGTGAAGAAATCAGAGATAAAGGGAATGAGTTTGGCTCGAACACCGGACGCCCACGAAGAATAGTCTGGCTGGATCTTCCGGCTTTAAGGTATGCTATTATGATCAACGGAGTTACCCAGATTATTCTGACCAAGGCAGATATTTTAAGTGGAATGGAATCTGTGGCGGTCTGTACCCATTATGAACTGGAAGACGGAACTGTTGAGACGATTGCAGGAACGCTTCCTGACAACGCCCGTCCTGTCCTTAAAGCTTTAAAAGGCTGGAGCGGAGACATTGCCGCTGTTAAAGACGTCGCTGGCTTGCCTGAAGAATTAAAAGCTTTTCTTTCTTTTCTTAATACCGAACTGGGTGTTCCGGTTACTTATCTTTCAACTGGGCCGGGAAGAGAACAGATTTTAAAGTTAAACAGTAAATAA
- a CDS encoding M12 family metallopeptidase, translated as MKSKFLILSGCLVLLLNSCRSDVENAQNMDHTTSKLDNTTIHKFSINGNDTYVNEVNGEYFFADDITISPEQFNNLKMQADSELSTAEKSTIVSSFIKTWPNATVYYTLPAQGSLSTQNYNTFLTNINKAFTMISSQTSVQFVQRTNQTEYITFTYSTGNSSPLGWQKNRVNGIKIYNITYPAIIAHEVMHSMGIMHEQCRPDRNQYIIVDVTRAQAGTHHNFNLYNDYGGHGAFDFGSVMMYQSTDFAIDPTKPVMTKLDGSTFTKQRTSLSAGDYAGINHLYGPVNTTSGVNGTYTMTTSLVSNKNVEISGSSTTDGTTVVLNTSSTGNNQRFTFSKSDHGYYIIKSLLDPTKVLTVKSNGTANGTAVELRTNSNTDAQKWLLFNLGNNGFGFAPKNAPALRLEVKNGVTTNLTPIVIGSTDQTLQPPTKQRFKLTKVN; from the coding sequence ATGAAAAGTAAATTTTTAATTTTATCAGGATGCCTTGTCCTGTTACTGAACTCGTGTAGATCGGATGTTGAAAACGCACAGAACATGGATCACACCACATCGAAGTTAGATAACACAACGATTCACAAATTTTCAATTAATGGAAATGACACTTATGTAAACGAAGTGAATGGTGAATATTTTTTTGCGGATGATATCACCATTAGCCCTGAACAGTTTAACAATTTAAAGATGCAGGCTGACTCCGAATTGTCAACCGCAGAAAAAAGTACTATTGTAAGCTCATTTATCAAAACCTGGCCTAATGCGACGGTCTATTATACACTACCTGCCCAGGGAAGCCTGAGCACACAGAACTATAATACATTCCTGACCAATATTAACAAGGCCTTTACAATGATTTCTTCTCAAACGAGTGTTCAGTTTGTTCAACGTACCAATCAAACGGAATACATCACTTTTACGTATTCTACCGGTAACAGTTCTCCGCTTGGCTGGCAGAAAAACAGGGTGAATGGCATTAAAATCTACAACATCACCTATCCGGCAATTATTGCCCACGAAGTGATGCACTCTATGGGAATTATGCATGAACAGTGCCGTCCGGACAGAAACCAATACATCATTGTAGATGTTACCAGAGCACAGGCAGGGACCCATCATAACTTCAATCTTTATAATGATTACGGAGGACACGGCGCATTTGATTTCGGTTCAGTCATGATGTATCAGTCTACAGATTTTGCCATAGACCCTACTAAACCCGTAATGACCAAGCTGGACGGTTCCACATTCACCAAGCAAAGAACATCACTATCCGCCGGTGATTATGCCGGAATTAATCATCTGTATGGTCCGGTTAATACTACTTCCGGCGTCAACGGAACTTATACCATGACCACCTCTTTAGTAAGTAATAAAAATGTAGAAATTTCCGGAAGCTCCACTACTGACGGTACCACTGTGGTTCTGAATACATCCTCTACAGGAAATAACCAGAGATTTACATTCAGCAAATCAGATCATGGATATTATATCATCAAATCTTTACTAGACCCTACTAAGGTATTAACCGTAAAAAGTAACGGAACAGCCAATGGAACAGCCGTAGAGCTAAGAACCAATTCCAATACAGATGCTCAGAAATGGTTATTATTTAACCTTGGTAATAATGGATTTGGATTTGCTCCCAAAAATGCACCGGCACTCAGATTAGAGGTAAAAAATGGGGTAACAACTAATCTTACGCCTATTGTAATCGGCAGTACGGATCAAACGCTTCAGCCGCCTACAAAGCAACGTTTTAAACTCACAAAAGTCAACTAA
- the aspS gene encoding aspartate--tRNA ligase — MFRSHTNGELSLKNLNEEVTLSGWVQTIRDKGFMIWIDLRDRYGITQLVFDQDRSSAQLMEEAKKLGREFVIQVTGKVIERVSKNPNIPTGEIEILVEKLTILNESQLPPFTIEDETDGGEELRMKYRYLDIRRNPVKEKLIFRHKMAQKVRNYLSDEGFIEVETPVLIKSTPEGARDFVVPSRMNPGQFYALPQSPQTFKQLLMVGGMDKYFQIVKCFRDEDLRADRQPEFTQIDCEMAFVEQEDIMNVFEGMTKTLIKDITGQEFGNFPRMTFADAMKKYGNDKPDIRFGMEFVELNELVKGKDFKIFDDAELVVGINVEGCAEYTRKQIDELVEWVKRPQIGASGMVWAKFQNDGVKTSSVNKFYNEEDLSKIIEKFGAKEGDLMLILSGNENKVRAQLSALRMELGNRLGLRKGNVFAPLWVVDFPLLEFDEESGRYHAMHHPFTSPKPEDIHLLETDPGKARANAYDMVLNGNEIGGGSIRIFDKDLQSKMFDLLGFTKEEAEAQFGFLMNAFKYGAPPHGGLAFGFDRLVAILDGNEVIRDYIAFPKNNSGRDVMIDAPASIAEAQLDELEIQLNLKS; from the coding sequence ATGTTTCGATCACACACGAACGGAGAATTATCTCTGAAAAATCTTAATGAAGAAGTTACACTTTCCGGATGGGTACAGACTATCCGTGATAAAGGATTTATGATTTGGATAGATCTTCGGGATCGTTACGGAATTACCCAGCTGGTTTTCGATCAGGACCGTTCTTCGGCTCAACTGATGGAAGAAGCCAAAAAACTGGGCCGTGAATTCGTGATTCAGGTTACGGGAAAAGTCATCGAAAGAGTGAGCAAAAATCCTAATATTCCGACGGGAGAAATTGAAATTTTAGTTGAAAAACTGACGATCCTTAATGAATCCCAGCTTCCGCCTTTCACCATTGAAGACGAAACAGACGGAGGTGAGGAATTAAGAATGAAATACCGCTATCTGGACATCAGAAGAAATCCGGTAAAGGAAAAGCTGATCTTCCGTCATAAAATGGCTCAGAAGGTAAGAAATTATCTTTCAGACGAAGGATTCATTGAAGTGGAAACTCCGGTTTTAATTAAATCTACCCCGGAAGGAGCAAGGGACTTTGTGGTGCCAAGCAGAATGAACCCGGGACAGTTTTATGCACTTCCGCAATCGCCTCAGACCTTTAAGCAGCTTTTGATGGTAGGCGGTATGGATAAATATTTCCAGATTGTGAAATGTTTCCGTGATGAGGATTTAAGAGCGGACAGGCAGCCGGAATTCACCCAAATTGACTGTGAAATGGCTTTCGTAGAGCAGGAAGATATCATGAATGTTTTTGAGGGAATGACCAAAACCCTGATCAAGGATATTACCGGTCAGGAATTCGGGAATTTTCCGAGAATGACTTTCGCAGATGCGATGAAAAAATACGGAAACGACAAGCCGGATATCCGTTTCGGGATGGAGTTCGTAGAGCTTAACGAACTGGTAAAAGGAAAAGATTTCAAAATATTTGATGATGCCGAGCTGGTAGTAGGAATCAATGTAGAAGGATGTGCAGAGTATACAAGAAAACAGATCGATGAATTGGTAGAATGGGTAAAACGTCCACAGATCGGGGCATCCGGAATGGTATGGGCTAAATTCCAGAATGATGGCGTAAAAACTTCTTCTGTGAATAAATTCTACAATGAAGAAGATCTTTCAAAAATCATCGAAAAATTCGGAGCAAAAGAAGGTGACTTAATGCTGATTCTTTCCGGAAACGAAAATAAAGTGAGAGCCCAGCTTTCTGCTTTAAGAATGGAACTTGGAAACCGCTTAGGATTAAGAAAAGGGAATGTATTCGCCCCGCTTTGGGTCGTAGATTTCCCATTACTGGAATTTGATGAAGAAAGCGGACGTTATCACGCAATGCACCACCCTTTCACGTCTCCAAAACCTGAAGATATCCATTTACTGGAAACAGATCCGGGCAAAGCAAGAGCCAACGCTTATGATATGGTGCTGAACGGAAATGAGATTGGCGGTGGTTCTATCAGGATTTTCGATAAAGATCTTCAATCGAAAATGTTTGATCTTTTAGGATTCACAAAAGAGGAAGCGGAAGCACAGTTCGGATTCCTGATGAATGCCTTTAAATATGGGGCGCCTCCTCACGGTGGTTTAGCATTCGGTTTTGACCGTCTGGTGGCTATTCTTGACGGGAATGAAGTGATCAGGGATTATATTGCCTTCCCTAAAAACAATTCAGGGCGGGATGTGATGATCGATGCGCCGGCATCCATTGCTGAAGCACAGCTGGATGAACTTGAAATACAACTGAACTTAAAATCATAA
- a CDS encoding ankyrin repeat domain-containing protein: protein MKKIISTTFLLVISVSANMLSAQSLSKKQMQAIQSDDVATFKKNFSKADYNKCFPLKNETFSALGFSSLYGRNNIIKFLLDNQADVNKECNGKTPLALAKLGNKEQTQQLLIQKGAQ from the coding sequence ATGAAAAAAATAATCTCTACTACCTTTCTACTTGTCATTTCAGTATCTGCCAATATGCTGTCTGCACAATCGTTGAGCAAAAAACAGATGCAGGCCATCCAGTCTGACGACGTTGCTACATTTAAAAAGAACTTTTCAAAAGCAGATTATAATAAGTGCTTCCCGCTTAAGAATGAAACCTTCAGCGCACTGGGTTTCAGTTCACTTTACGGTAGAAATAACATTATTAAATTTCTATTGGATAACCAGGCGGACGTAAATAAGGAGTGTAACGGCAAAACTCCTCTTGCATTAGCCAAACTGGGCAATAAAGAACAAACCCAACAACTGTTGATACAAAAAGGAGCTCAATAA
- a CDS encoding MATE family efflux transporter codes for MTRYIDFLKKAFSGEDVDYTKITIRSAVLLLAVPMMLEMAMESVFALVDLYFVGHLKESGYAIQTVGLTESVLSVMYSIAIGMSMAATALVARRIGEKNPEQASRSAAQVLLVSLIITLVLSLVGVIYAEEILILMGSKPEAAAYGKDFTRLMMGSSVIIMLLFLINGIFRGAGNAAIAMKSLWIANIVNIILCPVLIKGFGPVPAMGLTGAALATTIGRSVGVVYQLYHLLVADTQIRIALPYFIPDFKQIKGIVKIATPGIFQFVIASCSWIFLAQLVATTGGENASAGYQTALRLMMFFMLPAWGLSNAASTLVGQNMGANEMLRAEQSVMKTVKYNVIFMLAVSLIFFLLGDFLVGFFTQEPEIKDFAKNALHIMCTGFIFYGIGMVLINAFNGAGDTWTPTWVNFFGFWLFQIPLAYFLSKYFGMGPKGVFISIPAAETLITIVAFILFKKGKWKTVKV; via the coding sequence ATGACCCGATATATAGATTTTTTGAAAAAAGCGTTTAGCGGTGAAGACGTTGATTATACCAAAATAACCATAAGAAGCGCTGTCCTTCTGCTGGCTGTTCCTATGATGCTGGAAATGGCTATGGAGTCTGTTTTTGCACTGGTAGACCTGTATTTTGTAGGACATCTGAAAGAAAGCGGATATGCTATCCAGACGGTTGGTTTAACGGAGTCTGTATTGTCCGTAATGTATTCTATCGCTATAGGAATGAGTATGGCGGCAACGGCTTTGGTTGCAAGGAGAATCGGGGAGAAAAATCCGGAGCAGGCTTCCAGAAGTGCCGCGCAGGTTTTACTGGTTTCATTGATCATTACCTTGGTTCTGAGTTTAGTTGGAGTCATTTATGCAGAGGAAATTCTCATCCTGATGGGCTCAAAACCTGAGGCCGCCGCATATGGAAAAGATTTTACCCGCCTTATGATGGGAAGCAGTGTCATCATTATGCTTTTATTTCTGATCAACGGGATTTTCAGGGGTGCAGGAAACGCTGCGATTGCCATGAAGTCTCTGTGGATCGCCAATATAGTGAATATTATTCTCTGTCCGGTTTTGATTAAAGGTTTCGGACCTGTTCCGGCAATGGGACTTACGGGAGCTGCTTTGGCAACGACGATCGGAAGAAGTGTCGGGGTAGTGTATCAGCTGTATCATCTCCTGGTGGCAGATACCCAGATCCGTATTGCACTTCCGTACTTCATTCCTGACTTTAAGCAGATAAAAGGGATTGTCAAAATTGCTACACCCGGTATTTTTCAGTTTGTCATAGCTTCGTGCAGCTGGATTTTCCTTGCCCAGCTGGTGGCCACTACCGGGGGTGAAAATGCTTCCGCAGGCTATCAGACTGCTTTAAGACTGATGATGTTCTTTATGCTTCCTGCCTGGGGACTCAGCAATGCTGCTTCCACACTGGTAGGGCAGAATATGGGAGCGAATGAAATGCTGAGGGCGGAACAGTCTGTGATGAAGACCGTAAAATACAATGTGATCTTTATGCTGGCTGTCAGCTTAATTTTTTTCCTGCTCGGAGATTTCCTGGTAGGCTTTTTTACACAAGAGCCGGAAATTAAAGATTTTGCTAAAAATGCCCTGCACATCATGTGTACAGGATTTATTTTCTATGGAATCGGGATGGTGCTGATCAATGCGTTTAACGGAGCAGGGGATACCTGGACACCAACCTGGGTGAATTTTTTCGGGTTCTGGCTGTTTCAGATTCCACTGGCCTATTTCCTTTCCAAATATTTTGGAATGGGACCCAAAGGAGTATTCATATCCATTCCCGCAGCGGAAACTTTAATTACGATTGTTGCATTCATCTTGTTTAAAAAAGGGAAGTGGAAGACGGTGAAAGTGTAA
- a CDS encoding 30S ribosomal protein THX: protein MGKGDKKSRRGKINSGSYGKRRPRKSSKSTGSSEKAKS from the coding sequence ATGGGAAAAGGCGACAAAAAATCAAGAAGAGGAAAGATCAATTCAGGGAGTTATGGTAAAAGGAGACCAAGAAAATCTTCCAAATCAACAGGATCATCCGAAAAAGCTAAAAGCTAG
- a CDS encoding DUF937 domain-containing protein, with amino-acid sequence MSLIDLLTGNTSNQVAEQAENKFGISRNQIIALLAVAAPLVISYLRNKSQDAKEAEALNNALDKDHDGSILDDASQAEARQAEGGSILDHVFGGQKSNVENQLSQNTGISIDKIGPILAMLAPVIMGYIGKEKQQNNVGAGGLGDLLGGILGNASSQAQAQQSNPLNDILGSVLGGGQAQSGGNPLNDILGSVLGGGGQQQQQGGGLGSILGNILGGK; translated from the coding sequence ATGAGTTTAATTGACCTACTTACAGGTAACACCAGCAACCAGGTTGCTGAGCAGGCAGAAAACAAATTCGGGATCAGCCGCAATCAGATTATCGCTCTTTTGGCAGTAGCTGCCCCTTTGGTGATCTCTTACCTCAGAAACAAATCTCAAGACGCTAAAGAAGCAGAAGCTTTAAATAATGCTCTGGATAAGGACCATGACGGAAGTATCCTTGACGATGCATCTCAGGCAGAAGCAAGACAGGCAGAAGGAGGATCTATCCTTGACCATGTTTTTGGAGGCCAGAAAAGCAATGTTGAAAATCAGCTTTCTCAAAATACAGGAATTTCCATCGACAAAATCGGGCCTATTTTAGCGATGCTGGCTCCCGTGATCATGGGATACATCGGTAAAGAAAAACAGCAGAATAATGTAGGAGCCGGAGGTTTGGGAGACCTTTTGGGAGGTATCCTTGGAAATGCATCCAGCCAGGCTCAGGCACAGCAATCCAATCCGTTAAACGATATCCTGGGAAGTGTTTTAGGCGGCGGCCAAGCACAATCCGGAGGAAATCCGCTTAACGACATTCTGGGAAGCGTACTTGGCGGTGGCGGTCAGCAACAGCAGCAAGGAGGCGGATTAGGAAGTATCCTTGGTAATATTTTAGGAGGAAAATAA
- a CDS encoding protein O-mannosyl-transferase family encodes MKKYLSAVLLFFIFLAIYYAGSFSKVPFADCIGFVFEAEKGEYITLATATTHFLYINTVILIENLTGLDAIEASRWLIILSGAATIPVIYLTVKAITKTEWTSLTAAFVFGFGFSFWRNAEIVEVYTYNSFWISLFFFSMIKSFTEHKKIYITAAGIFLGISLWVHIQNILLIPAFLVFLFYFRHEKKYMYSALLAFGILFVSLFILNMSQGYSANSVYSSDRGNWVAESFRKTPVQYIKDFFQSFAYLIFNFNVFTFFGVMGAVFLYRTNRKMFYVFLAGSVCVYGFSTFYAVSDNYVFFLPFNNIFALSVGYGLSLPKYAFLKKYSWACLLIPLGYVAAYKVALSTEKGKELHAFKQYKGGLNYYMLPWMNDNAGILEFTIDKKTATEPIYWVITSAEDYIRLKKSKGYTEEEIKKL; translated from the coding sequence ATGAAGAAATACCTGTCTGCCGTACTTTTGTTCTTTATTTTTCTGGCAATTTATTATGCCGGAAGCTTTTCTAAGGTTCCTTTTGCCGACTGCATCGGTTTTGTATTTGAAGCGGAAAAAGGTGAATACATTACACTAGCTACTGCGACCACTCATTTTCTTTATATCAATACGGTTATTTTAATTGAAAACCTGACGGGCCTGGATGCTATTGAAGCAAGCCGCTGGCTTATTATTTTGTCGGGCGCTGCTACCATTCCCGTTATTTATCTCACGGTGAAAGCCATCACCAAAACAGAATGGACATCACTTACAGCCGCATTTGTGTTCGGATTTGGCTTTTCCTTCTGGAGAAATGCAGAAATTGTGGAGGTATACACCTACAATTCTTTTTGGATCAGCCTTTTTTTCTTTTCGATGATCAAAAGCTTTACGGAGCATAAAAAAATTTATATCACAGCTGCCGGTATTTTTCTGGGAATCAGCCTTTGGGTTCATATCCAGAATATCCTTCTGATTCCGGCTTTTCTGGTGTTTCTTTTCTATTTCAGGCATGAGAAAAAATATATGTACAGCGCTTTGCTGGCCTTTGGGATTCTTTTTGTTTCCCTGTTTATTCTTAATATGTCTCAGGGATATTCAGCCAACTCTGTTTACAGTTCAGACCGTGGAAACTGGGTAGCAGAATCCTTCAGGAAAACTCCTGTACAGTATATCAAAGATTTTTTCCAGTCATTTGCCTATCTGATCTTTAATTTCAATGTATTTACATTTTTTGGAGTAATGGGTGCTGTATTCCTTTACAGAACCAACAGAAAAATGTTTTACGTTTTCCTTGCGGGGTCGGTTTGCGTGTACGGGTTTTCCACATTTTATGCGGTTTCGGACAATTATGTATTCTTCCTTCCCTTTAATAATATTTTTGCATTGTCTGTGGGATATGGACTTTCGCTTCCAAAATATGCCTTTCTGAAAAAATATTCGTGGGCATGCCTGCTTATTCCTCTTGGATATGTCGCAGCTTATAAAGTGGCTTTGTCTACAGAGAAAGGAAAAGAGCTTCATGCATTCAAACAATATAAAGGCGGCCTGAATTATTACATGCTTCCCTGGATGAATGACAATGCCGGGATCCTTGAATTCACCATTGATAAAAAGACAGCGACTGAACCTATTTACTGGGTCATCACCAGTGCCGAAGATTATATAAGGTTGAAAAAAAGCAAAGGATACACCGAAGAGGAAATCAAAAAACTTTAA
- a CDS encoding DUF2480 family protein translates to MSEEFEIRNKVAESGLVNFDLSTLLPKGARIGIDLKDFLFQEMILKEKDFREKVEAINVEAYKDAYIYIYNSVDTIVPLWAYFVLTAKLTDVAKKIVFGNREDLEVILMHNVIQTYDFEDMRGKRVLVKGCSDKEIPENAYIELVEQLKPIVKSLMFGEACSNVPIVKN, encoded by the coding sequence ATGTCAGAAGAATTTGAAATCCGAAATAAAGTTGCTGAAAGCGGTCTTGTGAATTTTGACCTCTCCACTCTCCTTCCGAAAGGTGCCAGGATAGGTATCGACCTAAAAGATTTTCTGTTCCAGGAAATGATTCTGAAGGAAAAAGATTTCAGAGAAAAGGTGGAAGCCATCAACGTTGAAGCATACAAAGACGCCTACATCTACATTTACAATTCTGTGGATACTATTGTTCCGCTTTGGGCTTATTTTGTACTGACGGCTAAACTTACAGACGTAGCCAAAAAGATCGTATTCGGAAACCGTGAGGATCTGGAAGTGATCTTAATGCATAACGTTATCCAGACCTATGATTTCGAAGATATGAGAGGCAAAAGAGTGCTGGTAAAAGGATGCTCTGATAAAGAAATTCCTGAAAACGCCTACATAGAGCTTGTTGAGCAACTGAAACCCATTGTAAAATCATTAATGTTCGGGGAGGCCTGCTCCAATGTGCCTATTGTAAAGAATTAA